The following are encoded in a window of Clostridium thermarum genomic DNA:
- a CDS encoding M18 family aminopeptidase: MKDNRKYAEELLAFINESPTAYHAVLTTEGILKNKGYEELKAEDKWNIVAGGKYYTKINDSAIFAFNVGLGNIEEHGFKIIGAHTDSPGFKIKPNPEICAEGKYISLNTEVYGGPIMNTWLDRPLSVAGRVAVRTNGLLPKTLFVNIKRPIMVIPNLAIHFNRQANEGVPVNPQKHTLPLLAVIKDTAEKNEYLIKLLSKELKVEKEEILDFDLYLYEYGKGSIVGSEEDFISSGRLDNLAMVHAGLEALINTNNQGGVNLLACFDNEEVGSSTRQGADSEVLPHILERILLSLGKGREELFRAYAQSFMISADLAHAIHPNSTEKYDPINRAVINGGPVIKVSAAQKYTSDSVTAGVYEMICKRAGVPVQRFVNRSDERGGSTIGPISSTHLPIRSVDIGTPILAMHSVRELGGVDDHGYVIKSFIEFFSN; this comes from the coding sequence ATGAAAGACAATAGAAAATATGCAGAGGAGCTTTTAGCTTTTATAAATGAAAGTCCTACCGCCTATCATGCGGTTTTAACTACAGAGGGAATTTTAAAGAATAAGGGATATGAAGAGCTTAAGGCTGAGGATAAATGGAATATTGTGGCCGGAGGAAAGTATTATACTAAAATAAATGATTCTGCCATTTTTGCTTTTAATGTAGGACTTGGAAACATAGAGGAACATGGTTTTAAAATAATTGGAGCCCATACGGATTCACCGGGGTTCAAAATAAAGCCTAACCCGGAAATCTGTGCAGAAGGCAAGTACATATCACTGAATACAGAGGTATATGGGGGACCTATAATGAATACCTGGTTGGATAGACCTCTTTCTGTGGCAGGAAGAGTTGCTGTCAGAACAAATGGTTTACTCCCTAAGACACTTTTTGTTAATATAAAAAGGCCAATTATGGTAATACCAAACCTGGCCATACATTTTAATAGACAAGCAAATGAAGGAGTTCCGGTAAATCCGCAAAAGCATACCCTTCCCTTACTGGCAGTTATCAAAGACACAGCAGAGAAGAATGAGTATTTAATTAAACTGCTTTCCAAGGAACTTAAGGTTGAAAAAGAAGAGATTTTAGACTTTGACCTATATTTGTATGAATACGGGAAAGGCTCCATTGTTGGCTCTGAAGAGGATTTTATCTCATCCGGAAGACTGGATAATTTGGCTATGGTTCATGCAGGCTTGGAAGCGCTAATAAATACGAATAACCAAGGCGGAGTAAATCTGTTAGCATGCTTTGACAATGAGGAAGTGGGAAGCTCTACAAGGCAGGGGGCAGATTCAGAAGTTCTTCCGCACATATTGGAGAGAATTTTATTATCCTTAGGAAAAGGAAGAGAGGAATTATTTAGGGCTTATGCTCAATCCTTTATGATTTCAGCTGATTTGGCTCATGCTATACATCCTAATTCCACTGAAAAATACGATCCAATAAATAGGGCTGTAATTAATGGCGGACCGGTGATTAAGGTAAGTGCAGCCCAAAAGTACACTTCAGACAGCGTAACTGCAGGAGTTTATGAAATGATATGCAAGAGGGCAGGGGTGCCAGTACAAAGATTTGTAAACCGATCAGATGAAAGAGGCGGATCAACCATAGGGCCGATATCTTCAACTCACTTGCCCATAAGATCTGTAGACATAGGAACACCAATACTTGCAATGCACTCTGTAAGAGAACTTGGTGGTGTGGACGATCATGGCTATGTAATTAAGTCCTTCATAGAATTCTTCAGCAATTAG
- the mgrA gene encoding L-glyceraldehyde 3-phosphate reductase, whose product MRYTPAANRYESMKYNRCGKSGLLLPAVSLGLWHNFGGINTFENMRDMSKTAFDCGITHFDLANNYGPPPGSAEENFGRILKEDFRNYRDELIISTKAGYGMWPGPYGDWGSRKYLISSLDQSLKRLQLDYVDIFYHHRPDPNTPLEETMTALHDIVKQGKALYVGISNYNAEDTKKAAQIMRELGTPLLIHQPNYSMLNRWIEDGLQEILEEEGMGCIAFSPLAQGKLTTKYINGIPEDSRAAGASVFLTKEAITEDLLTKVRALNKVAEERGQTLAQMALAWVLRKNKVTSVLIGASKSSQILENVRIVEKLEFTEDELTRIDEILNK is encoded by the coding sequence ATGAGATATACACCAGCAGCAAACAGATACGAATCTATGAAGTATAATCGATGCGGAAAAAGTGGATTACTTCTGCCGGCTGTCTCCTTAGGATTATGGCATAATTTTGGAGGTATTAACACTTTTGAGAATATGAGAGATATGTCGAAGACTGCCTTTGATTGTGGTATAACTCACTTTGATTTAGCTAATAATTATGGACCACCACCAGGATCAGCAGAAGAAAACTTTGGAAGAATTCTAAAAGAAGATTTTAGAAATTACAGAGACGAGTTAATTATATCCACTAAGGCCGGTTATGGCATGTGGCCGGGACCATATGGCGACTGGGGATCAAGAAAATATTTAATTTCTAGTCTGGATCAAAGCTTAAAAAGACTTCAATTGGATTATGTTGATATATTCTATCATCACCGTCCGGATCCTAACACTCCATTAGAGGAAACCATGACTGCTCTTCATGATATTGTTAAACAGGGAAAGGCCTTGTATGTTGGCATATCAAATTACAATGCAGAAGATACGAAAAAAGCAGCACAGATAATGAGAGAGTTAGGTACTCCATTACTTATTCATCAACCAAACTACTCTATGCTTAACAGATGGATTGAAGACGGGTTGCAAGAAATTCTGGAAGAAGAGGGGATGGGTTGCATAGCCTTTAGTCCACTGGCACAGGGAAAGCTTACCACCAAGTATATTAATGGAATTCCAGAGGACTCAAGAGCTGCTGGGGCTTCTGTATTCCTGACAAAGGAAGCAATCACAGAGGATTTATTGACAAAGGTTAGGGCCTTAAACAAAGTTGCAGAGGAAAGGGGCCAGACTCTTGCTCAAATGGCTCTAGCTTGGGTGCTTAGAAAAAATAAAGTAACTTCTGTGCTTATTGGCGCAAGTAAGTCCTCTCAGATATTAGAGAATGTTAGAATAGTTGAAAAGCTTGAATTTACAGAGGATGAGCTGACAAGAATCGATGAGATATTAAATAAATAG
- a CDS encoding aminotransferase class I/II-fold pyridoxal phosphate-dependent enzyme produces MRDSVKNLDALKKSSMDFKSIFEIMMSNQGAACEFIEEDKIIKWTYTDYKNKIYKTAGKLEKLTSEINKGSYIALKMANSPWWPIMFWAILMTGYKPLLIDASLNDEMTSYLVKQADAKMIITEKIEADEEDTDFKPNWDKEFALCTSGTTSSSKVYYYTGESVCYQVCNTERFIIESERIAPKPGDKILAFLPLHHIFGFMASYIWYCFHGATLVYIKDRSPETILQACRKHGVTHITTVPLLPNNIAKSVLRKVEQASFGKQLLFKTMLNTSILLQRINAKFGLSVAQKMFKSALNNLMGPQIKCIISGGSHIPYETLKLINGIGYYLTSGFGMTEVGITSCESSESLSKRLNGSVGTALEYVEYKVEGKDNVGELFVRGKAIHSGRLIDGKHIPAELDEQGWFSTGDIGRIKGDRLWIEGRVKDIIVNESGENVYPDELEDYFDKLPFHNQLSVLGTKKDENYEYITLVLSMQKSMLTEENYDKLRNSINRINGTLPVMKRVNKAYLTSDPLPVVNGIKVKRGQLKKFIENKEINLVELDLKGNGFEVMEASKKTMKIEERYKKDFENIKDEIRKAFSEVLHLSEESVKDDAHFIDDLGGDSLSSISLLVKVEEKFNIVIPDSEYYNCTNVNNLSLLILKKIMGIQDYSESTSDSEGGAVTPITNFEDSREYQQFLVRQKEAEKVGNPYFICHDSTIRDVSMLNGEKEILNFGSYNYVGMSGHPETVQAAKEAAEKYGTSASGSRILAGEKHLYQELEARIAKWKHAEDAIVLVGGHSTNVTFVGNFCNERDIILYDALSHNSIVQGTQLSRSDAKAFPHNDFAALESILKNVRNMYEKILVVVEGVYSMDGDIAPIPEFVRLKKKYGFFLMVDEAHSACVIGEHGGGVDEYFKLDPYDIDIKMGTISKGLGTCGGYLAGKKSLITYLKYNVPGFVFSVGINPPSAAATLKAIEILERDNSAVKRLHRNIEIFVSEAHKRGLDTCLAGKTAIIPIMVGDDNDAFLLSNLLLERGVFVPPAVYPAVPKGQSRLRFCVTSEHKEHQIIRALDLLIDIAKEYKIDMFKEEEEAAV; encoded by the coding sequence ATGAGAGATTCAGTTAAAAATCTTGATGCTCTGAAAAAGTCCTCTATGGATTTTAAAAGTATTTTTGAGATCATGATGAGCAATCAAGGTGCTGCTTGTGAATTTATTGAAGAAGATAAAATTATTAAATGGACTTATACTGATTATAAAAATAAAATTTATAAAACCGCTGGTAAGCTGGAAAAGCTAACCTCAGAAATAAATAAAGGTTCTTATATAGCCCTAAAGATGGCAAATTCTCCTTGGTGGCCTATTATGTTTTGGGCTATTTTGATGACCGGCTACAAGCCTTTATTGATAGATGCCTCTTTGAATGATGAGATGACTTCATACTTAGTAAAGCAGGCTGATGCTAAGATGATTATTACAGAAAAAATAGAAGCTGATGAGGAAGATACTGACTTTAAACCTAATTGGGACAAAGAGTTCGCTCTTTGTACATCCGGAACTACTTCCTCCAGCAAAGTATATTATTATACCGGCGAGTCTGTTTGCTATCAAGTGTGTAATACTGAGAGATTTATAATAGAGAGTGAACGTATAGCACCCAAGCCTGGAGATAAGATACTGGCTTTTTTGCCCCTTCATCATATATTTGGCTTTATGGCATCATATATATGGTATTGCTTTCATGGGGCTACGTTAGTTTACATAAAGGATAGGTCACCGGAAACTATTCTGCAAGCCTGCAGGAAACATGGAGTTACTCATATAACTACAGTGCCACTGCTGCCAAATAATATAGCAAAATCAGTGTTAAGAAAAGTAGAGCAGGCTTCCTTTGGAAAGCAGCTGTTGTTTAAGACAATGCTCAACACAAGCATTCTGCTTCAAAGAATCAATGCTAAATTTGGACTATCGGTGGCTCAGAAGATGTTCAAGAGTGCACTGAACAATTTGATGGGACCTCAGATAAAGTGCATAATCAGCGGCGGCAGCCATATACCCTATGAAACCTTAAAATTGATTAATGGTATTGGTTATTACCTAACCAGCGGCTTTGGCATGACAGAAGTTGGTATAACCTCCTGCGAATCAAGCGAAAGTCTAAGCAAGAGACTCAATGGCTCAGTGGGTACCGCTTTGGAATACGTTGAGTATAAGGTTGAGGGTAAGGACAATGTTGGTGAGCTTTTTGTAAGAGGTAAAGCAATACACAGCGGAAGGCTTATAGATGGTAAACATATACCGGCAGAGCTTGATGAACAAGGATGGTTTAGTACCGGAGATATCGGTAGAATAAAGGGTGACAGGCTTTGGATTGAAGGTAGGGTAAAGGACATCATAGTGAACGAGTCCGGAGAAAATGTATATCCTGACGAATTGGAGGATTATTTCGACAAGCTTCCCTTTCATAATCAATTGTCAGTGCTGGGAACTAAAAAGGATGAAAATTATGAATATATAACCTTGGTACTCAGCATGCAGAAAAGCATGTTGACAGAAGAAAACTACGATAAGTTAAGAAACTCTATAAACAGAATAAATGGGACCCTTCCTGTTATGAAGAGGGTAAATAAGGCTTATTTAACCAGCGATCCTCTGCCGGTGGTAAACGGAATAAAGGTAAAGAGGGGACAGCTTAAAAAGTTTATAGAGAATAAGGAGATCAACCTGGTAGAACTAGATCTTAAAGGTAATGGATTTGAGGTGATGGAGGCTTCAAAGAAGACTATGAAAATAGAGGAAAGATATAAAAAAGACTTTGAAAATATTAAGGATGAAATAAGAAAAGCCTTCAGTGAGGTGCTCCACTTATCCGAGGAAAGTGTCAAAGACGATGCTCATTTCATTGATGACTTAGGCGGAGACAGTCTATCAAGTATAAGTCTTCTTGTTAAGGTTGAAGAAAAGTTCAATATAGTGATACCGGATTCTGAATACTATAATTGTACAAATGTAAATAATCTTTCTCTATTGATATTAAAGAAAATAATGGGCATACAAGACTACTCGGAATCAACGTCAGACTCTGAGGGGGGAGCTGTAACACCCATTACTAATTTCGAAGATTCCAGGGAGTATCAACAATTCCTTGTAAGACAGAAGGAAGCAGAGAAAGTGGGGAATCCATATTTTATCTGCCATGACTCAACTATAAGAGATGTATCCATGCTTAACGGAGAAAAAGAAATCTTGAATTTTGGATCTTATAACTATGTTGGAATGTCAGGTCACCCTGAAACTGTTCAGGCTGCAAAGGAGGCAGCGGAAAAGTACGGTACTTCCGCCAGTGGAAGCAGAATCCTTGCAGGGGAGAAGCATCTATATCAAGAATTGGAAGCACGAATTGCAAAGTGGAAACATGCAGAAGATGCTATTGTATTGGTAGGAGGCCACTCCACAAATGTAACCTTTGTAGGTAACTTTTGTAACGAAAGGGACATTATACTTTATGATGCCTTATCCCACAACTCCATAGTTCAGGGTACGCAGTTGTCAAGAAGTGATGCCAAGGCCTTTCCGCATAATGATTTCGCAGCTCTTGAAAGTATTCTTAAGAATGTTCGAAACATGTATGAAAAGATATTAGTTGTAGTTGAAGGCGTTTATTCAATGGATGGAGATATTGCCCCAATTCCTGAATTTGTAAGACTTAAAAAGAAGTATGGCTTCTTCTTGATGGTAGATGAAGCACATTCAGCCTGTGTAATAGGTGAGCATGGAGGTGGGGTAGACGAATACTTCAAGCTGGATCCATATGACATAGATATCAAAATGGGTACAATTTCTAAGGGCTTAGGAACCTGCGGAGGTTATTTGGCAGGAAAGAAGAGTCTCATAACTTACTTGAAATATAATGTTCCGGGCTTTGTGTTCTCCGTTGGAATAAATCCCCCTTCAGCAGCTGCCACTTTAAAAGCTATTGAAATTTTAGAGCGTGATAATTCAGCGGTTAAGAGATTGCACAGAAACATAGAAATATTTGTATCCGAAGCTCATAAGAGAGGGTTGGATACATGTCTTGCAGGCAAAACAGCAATCATACCTATTATGGTAGGAGATGACAATGATGCCTTCCTTTTAAGCAATTTACTGTTGGAAAGAGGGGTCTTTGTACCTCCGGCAGTATATCCTGCAGTGCCAAAGGGACAGTCAAGACTTAGATTCTGTGTAACCAGTGAGCATAAAGAACATCAGATAATCAGGGCGCTTGATTTGCTGATTGACATAGCTAAGGAATATAAGATAGACATGTTTAAGGAAGAGGAAGAAGCAGCAGTTTAA
- a CDS encoding cation diffusion facilitator family transporter has protein sequence MLWKLLIKIFIKDSDNLKSGKVRSAYGLLAGVVGIIVNLLLFVMKLLVGLFTQSIAVTADAFNNFTDSASSLVTIIGFKLSNVPADEEHPFGHGRYEYISALIVAFMVMFVGLQFVKSSFDRILNPSPVEFETIPFVLMLISILTKIWISRFNSLIGKRIDSSALKASSFDALGDVITSSVVAFSLLMSLWTSFPLDGYIGIAVALLILYNGFKLVKETLNPLLGEAPDAELVKAIREAVMSYEYISGVHDLIIHNYGPGRCIASIHAEVPANINIVKIHNVIDDAEREISERLNIILLIHMDPINVDDEEIHETRRQIEEILLQFQQVKSMHDFRIVGEGEHKNIIFDIVIGTSGKISSDHVSKLKEAINNKVRKLHPQYNCIITVDKDFSDW, from the coding sequence ATGTTATGGAAATTATTAATAAAGATTTTTATAAAAGATAGTGATAATTTAAAAAGCGGAAAGGTTCGCTCTGCCTATGGTCTGCTGGCCGGTGTTGTTGGTATTATTGTAAACCTGCTGCTCTTTGTCATGAAGCTTCTGGTGGGCCTTTTTACCCAAAGTATAGCTGTAACAGCTGATGCCTTCAATAATTTTACCGACAGTGCCTCATCCTTGGTGACCATCATTGGCTTTAAGTTATCTAATGTGCCTGCAGATGAAGAGCATCCCTTTGGCCATGGAAGATATGAATACATCTCTGCCTTGATAGTAGCCTTCATGGTAATGTTCGTTGGGCTGCAGTTTGTTAAATCCTCCTTTGATAGGATCCTTAATCCATCACCGGTTGAGTTTGAAACCATACCCTTTGTATTGATGCTGATATCTATATTGACAAAGATTTGGATTTCTCGCTTTAATAGTCTCATTGGTAAAAGGATTGACTCTTCCGCTTTAAAAGCTTCTTCCTTTGATGCTTTAGGTGACGTAATTACCTCCAGTGTTGTGGCTTTTTCACTGTTGATGTCATTGTGGACATCTTTTCCTCTTGATGGTTATATTGGTATTGCAGTAGCACTGCTTATCCTCTACAATGGCTTTAAACTGGTAAAGGAAACACTAAATCCGCTGCTGGGAGAAGCCCCTGATGCAGAACTGGTAAAGGCCATTAGGGAGGCTGTCATGTCCTATGAATATATCAGCGGGGTGCATGATCTTATAATACACAACTATGGCCCAGGTAGGTGTATTGCTTCTATCCACGCTGAAGTCCCGGCTAATATAAATATAGTAAAAATTCATAACGTAATTGATGATGCAGAAAGAGAAATTTCAGAAAGACTGAATATAATTTTACTAATCCATATGGATCCCATCAATGTCGATGATGAGGAAATTCACGAGACAAGAAGACAGATTGAAGAGATCTTATTACAATTTCAACAAGTCAAGTCCATGCATGACTTTAGAATTGTAGGTGAAGGAGAGCATAAGAACATTATCTTTGATATTGTTATAGGAACCTCCGGAAAGATATCCTCAGACCATGTAAGTAAACTTAAAGAAGCCATAAATAATAAGGTTAGAAAGCTCCATCCACAATATAATTGCATTATCACCGTAGACAAAGACTTCTCTGATTGGTAG
- the lepB gene encoding signal peptidase I — MSNAESKKKSFVSDFLVPILVALVLAFIINKFIVFKIYIPSESMSPTLEVGDNCFATVVYNKDNIKRGDIIVFYSEELDSLLIKRVIGLPGEKVEIDDTGTVYINGEKYEEPYVVNQSDMMGSFEVPEDHYLFLGDNRANSKDARFWQNKYIHKDNIKGKARVTVFPFNRFRILK; from the coding sequence TTGAGTAATGCTGAAAGCAAAAAAAAGAGTTTTGTGAGCGATTTCCTTGTCCCAATATTGGTGGCATTAGTACTGGCTTTTATAATCAATAAGTTCATAGTATTTAAAATATATATACCTTCAGAATCTATGTCTCCTACCTTAGAGGTTGGTGATAACTGTTTTGCCACGGTGGTATACAATAAAGATAATATAAAAAGAGGCGATATAATCGTTTTTTATTCAGAGGAGTTAGACTCCTTGCTTATTAAAAGAGTGATAGGCTTACCCGGTGAAAAGGTGGAAATTGATGACACAGGAACCGTATATATCAACGGTGAAAAGTATGAGGAGCCCTATGTTGTTAATCAGAGCGATATGATGGGAAGTTTTGAAGTACCGGAAGATCACTATCTATTCTTAGGAGATAACAGAGCCAATTCTAAGGATGCAAGGTTCTGGCAAAATAAGTACATACATAAGGACAATATAAAGGGAAAGGCAAGAGTCACGGTATTCCCCTTTAATAGATTTAGAATATTAAAGTAA
- the rpe gene encoding ribulose-phosphate 3-epimerase: protein MIKLAPSILSADFAKLGEQVALLEKAKVDLLHIDVMDGNFVPNISIGLPVIKSLRPYTKLPFDVHLMIEKPSRYIEDFAKAGADYITVHQESEIHIDRLIDLIKSFKVKAGVSINPATPVSVLEHLLPKVDLVLIMSVNPGFGGQSLIEYTLDKVKALKEIREKHNYSYEISIDGGVTLENCQRIAACGADILVSGSSIFKNNAIEDNVKEFRALT, encoded by the coding sequence ATGATTAAACTTGCACCATCCATTTTATCCGCGGACTTTGCAAAGCTTGGAGAACAGGTAGCACTTTTGGAAAAAGCCAAGGTTGACCTGCTTCATATAGATGTAATGGACGGAAACTTTGTGCCCAATATTTCTATAGGCCTGCCGGTTATAAAATCACTAAGACCTTATACTAAGCTGCCTTTTGATGTACATCTTATGATTGAAAAGCCTTCCCGTTACATAGAAGATTTCGCTAAAGCCGGAGCTGACTATATAACAGTTCATCAGGAAAGTGAGATACATATCGACCGCCTAATAGACCTCATTAAGAGCTTCAAGGTCAAGGCCGGTGTTTCTATCAATCCCGCTACGCCGGTTTCTGTTTTGGAGCATTTGCTTCCAAAGGTGGATTTAGTCCTTATTATGAGTGTTAACCCAGGCTTCGGAGGCCAGTCCTTAATCGAGTATACTCTTGATAAAGTAAAGGCCTTAAAGGAAATCAGGGAAAAGCACAACTACAGCTATGAAATAAGTATTGATGGCGGCGTTACCCTTGAAAACTGCCAGAGAATTGCAGCCTGTGGTGCTGATATCCTGGTATCCGGTTCAAGCATTTTTAAGAATAATGCCATTGAGGACAACGTTAAAGAATTTAGAGCCTTAACATAA
- a CDS encoding type I phosphomannose isomerase catalytic subunit → MYPLKFESIYFEKIWGGRELETLKVDLPEGDIGESWDVACHEDGTSKVANGELKGMSLDKLIVAKGDQLVGTKISKDRFPLLLKLINSNDKLSIQVHPDDEYGFRVENGPGKTEAWYVVDAKEGAELIVGVKEGCTKEQFRKAIEEGTLEQYMNKVKIKKGETYFIRSGLMHAICEGAIIAEIQQNSNTTYRVYDYNRGREVHIDKAMEVVNLNLKGKKSEGLKIEKDGYTKTYLCLAKEFSLEKYDVEKELTEYSDPERFFIFTCVEGSGVIEYNNGSETITRGESVLIPAALGKYIFKGKMVVLKSYVPDVSKVEKEILEVIKG, encoded by the coding sequence ATGTATCCATTAAAGTTTGAAAGCATCTATTTTGAAAAGATCTGGGGAGGAAGAGAGCTTGAAACCTTAAAGGTGGATTTACCTGAAGGTGATATTGGAGAAAGCTGGGACGTCGCCTGCCATGAGGATGGTACAAGTAAAGTAGCCAACGGCGAATTAAAAGGTATGTCCCTAGATAAGCTCATTGTAGCTAAAGGTGATCAATTAGTTGGAACCAAAATTAGTAAAGACAGATTTCCATTATTATTAAAGCTGATTAATTCCAATGATAAATTGTCCATACAGGTTCACCCTGATGATGAATATGGTTTCAGGGTTGAAAATGGGCCTGGAAAGACAGAGGCATGGTATGTAGTGGATGCAAAAGAAGGTGCTGAGCTCATAGTTGGAGTTAAGGAAGGCTGTACAAAGGAACAATTCAGAAAGGCTATAGAAGAAGGAACACTGGAGCAGTATATGAATAAGGTTAAAATAAAGAAGGGCGAGACCTACTTCATCAGGAGCGGTTTGATGCATGCAATTTGCGAAGGTGCCATAATAGCAGAAATACAGCAGAACTCTAATACTACCTACAGGGTTTATGACTATAACAGAGGCAGAGAAGTACATATAGACAAAGCCATGGAAGTAGTTAATTTAAACCTTAAGGGTAAAAAGAGTGAAGGATTAAAGATAGAGAAGGATGGCTATACTAAAACCTATCTATGTCTGGCAAAAGAATTTTCTTTGGAGAAGTACGATGTGGAGAAAGAACTCACAGAATACAGCGACCCTGAGAGATTCTTTATCTTCACCTGCGTTGAGGGCAGCGGAGTAATAGAATATAACAATGGGAGTGAAACCATCACCAGAGGTGAAAGTGTTCTCATACCTGCAGCCTTAGGAAAGTATATCTTTAAAGGCAAGATGGTTGTCCTAAAGAGCTACGTTCCTGATGTAAGCAAAGTAGAAAAGGAAATACTTGAAGTGATTAAAGGCTAG
- a CDS encoding SDR family oxidoreductase — MDKTRKVIFITGASSGIGKATALYLAKEGAIVYGTSRSPKIDKDMDKWNIRMITMDLTDEASVKAAVKGVMDREGRIDVLFNNAGSGISGALEDTNVEEIKELFETNFFGMVRVINEVLPHMRKLGTGIIINSSSIGGVIGLPYQGVYSSTKFAVEGYSEALSKEVRRFGIKVCILEPGDFKTGFTSRRKFSAATSKKSCYYEDFLKTVSVFESDEINGCNPEIIGKLINKIIHTSNPKLRYVVGNFEQKLSVLVKKFLPGRVFEKIIINYYMGKGIKTNDELERVDKRFNL, encoded by the coding sequence ATGGATAAGACCAGAAAGGTGATTTTCATCACCGGGGCCTCCTCAGGCATCGGTAAAGCTACTGCGCTGTATCTTGCAAAAGAGGGGGCAATAGTGTACGGAACAAGCAGGAGTCCAAAAATAGATAAAGATATGGACAAGTGGAACATAAGGATGATAACAATGGACTTGACTGATGAGGCTTCAGTTAAAGCTGCGGTGAAGGGGGTGATGGATAGAGAGGGAAGGATAGATGTGTTATTTAATAATGCTGGGTCAGGAATTTCAGGGGCACTGGAAGATACAAATGTTGAAGAAATTAAAGAACTTTTTGAGACTAACTTCTTTGGCATGGTGAGAGTTATAAATGAAGTGCTGCCGCATATGAGAAAGCTAGGTACAGGAATTATCATTAACAGCTCTTCTATTGGGGGAGTAATAGGCCTGCCTTATCAAGGGGTATACAGCAGTACAAAGTTTGCGGTAGAAGGGTACAGCGAAGCACTTAGCAAGGAAGTGAGAAGATTTGGAATAAAAGTATGTATCCTTGAGCCGGGGGATTTTAAAACTGGATTTACAAGCAGAAGAAAATTTTCTGCAGCTACCAGCAAAAAATCCTGTTATTATGAAGATTTTTTGAAGACTGTTTCTGTCTTTGAAAGTGACGAAATTAATGGATGTAATCCGGAAATTATAGGTAAGCTTATAAATAAGATTATACATACCTCAAATCCCAAACTCAGATATGTGGTGGGAAACTTTGAGCAAAAGCTTTCTGTACTGGTTAAAAAGTTCTTGCCGGGTAGGGTCTTTGAAAAGATAATAATTAATTATTATATGGGTAAAGGTATAAAAACAAATGATGAACTGGAAAGAGTAGATAAAAGGTTTAATCTATAA